The Bacillus sp. F19 DNA segment TCAAGAACAAATAATGTATTTCCGAAAGGCATGACCGTCAATACTTCTCCGAGAGTAATATCACCTTCGTTGATGGATTCACGGATTCCTCCGCCGTTTGTAATCGCGAGCTGAGCACCTTTTGCTTCTTTCGCTTTTGCAAGCATTCCATCAGCTATCAGGTTTCCAAGGTTTGTTTCTTTTGAACGGACGTTTTCGCGTTTCCCGTCCAGAGCAGCTTTTGTATGTCCGACTACTTTATCTTTAAAGCTGTTAATCTCTTCTTTGTAGCCATCCAACAATGCTTTTGCTTCAGGATCTTCTGCTATTGTTTCATCGATGGCAATCAGTTCTGTACTTGATTCAGCAGGAACGACTAAACCATCTTTGTTAAAGGCAACATCAAGTTTACCGAGGAACTTGCCGTAATCCTGCACTTGGGCAACAATCGTAGGCGTTTCATCCTCATCTACGACTTTTAATGTATCGACTAGTGTATGTGTGTGGCCGCCGATAATCACATCAATTCCTTCAACTTTTTCAGCAAGCTCAAGGTCTTTCTCGTATCCAAGGTGAGTAAGAGCAATTACCTTCTCGACTTTTTCTGTTTCTGTAATGGTTTTTATTGTTGCTTCAGATGCTTTGATAGCATCATTGAATACAATGTTTTCACCAGGGCTTGAAGCTTCAGGCGTATCTTCTGTTGTCAGACCGTAGAGAGCAACCTTCTCCCCATTCACATCAAGAATGATGTACGGATAGATAACACCTTCTTTTTTCAAAGGAAAGTCTTTAGGATCTTTTACTAAATCACTCAATTTTGGTTCGTTGCCTACATCTACATTGGAACTGACAATCGGGAACTTCGCTTTTTCAATAAAAGCTCTTAATACCTCAGGTCCTTTGTCAAACTCATGATTTCCAAACGTCATTGCGTCATATTGCATCATGTTCATAAATTCGACATCGGCAAGTCCGTTCCATCTAGTAAAATATAAATCTCCAGAGAATACATCGCCGGCGTCTAATAAAATGCTGTTTTCCTCTTGTGCACGAATTTCTTTTACCTTTGCAGCACGTCGGGCGACGTCATCAAGATGTGCATGTGTGTCGTTTGTATGCATAACAGTTAATTTCCAGCTGTCGGAAGGAGGCGTGACTACGGCGCCTTTTAAATCAAGGGAATACTTTGCAAACCCATCAGCTGCTTCTCCTGCATATCGGATATTTTCCGTTTTATCGGCAAAATCCTTTGCAGCCGGAGTTGATTCAAATACAACTTCAGCATCTCCCTTAATTGGAGCAATGGACCAGTTTCCGTCAGCAGAAGGGTTGATTGTCTGTTCTTCTGTAATATAGTTCATTAAGGCCTGACGGTTTTCATCTGCTGAAATGTACGCAATATTTTCTGGCTTCATGTTAGGGAATCCGCCGCCTCCGGAAGCACGGTAGTTATTAGTGACAATTAAAAACTCTTGCTCTGGGCTGACTTCCTTGCCTTCATATTGGAAGTTAACGATTCTGCTTGAATCAGCGTTTATCACTTTTCCATCGGCCGAGTATTTAGCGGGCTTTGTTACATCAATTTGATAGGTAACGCCGTCAATGACGTCAAAGTTATAAGATCTGAAGTTTGCATCAAGCAATGGCTGTTCGCCTGTTTTTGCAGGATCAATCTGATTAAATTGTCCGGCAGACATCTCTAGCCATTCCTTTACTTGAGGTCCGTTCAGCTTTATGATCTGCACGGTATTGTCGTAAAGATATAAATCACCGATATTTTTGATGGCTAAATCGCCTTTTGCAATATTTGTGTAATAGTCAGCACCGTTGCGTCCGCCGGCTTTAAACGGTGCAGCAGCGGAAAGGATCGGCAGCCCCTGTAACTTAGGATTTTCGGCAGCGATTTTTTTCGCATACCATGTTTGAGCATCGTTCACAATCTGCACTGAAGGATCATCCTGCACTAAAGCAAAGAAGCTGTTAATGGGTGCTTCTGTTGTTCCTACTGCTTTTCTTACATAGTTAAGAGTGCTTTCGTGAGTTGATTTGATTGATTTTACGATTTCTTCATCTTTAGTTGTGACAGAAGTGATTGGAGCTGGAGTTGACTGAGAATCAGTAACCGTCCATTTTCCGTCTTTTTGGCCTAATTCCAAATCGATTATACCTAAGTGGCTTCCCCAGTTTTTAGGCATGACTACGGGCACGCCATTTACTGTCCCTTTAGCATTGTCGATTTCTGCAATTCCATTGTACTTTTTGTCTCCGGGGAAAAGACCATGCTGATGACCTGATACGATTGCATCAATGCCTGGTACTTCTTTAGCCAAATCAAAGACCATATTTTCAGATCCTGCAGCCTGCGAAGCGGTCTCTATTCCAGTGTGAGCCATGACAACAATCAAGTCTGCACCTTTTGCCTTCATTTCAGGTATGACCGTTTTGGCTATTTCAACTATGTCTTTTGTGACAACTTTTCCTTCAAGATGCTTCTTGTCCCAAACGTTGATTTGGGGAGGGACGAAGCCGGTGTATCCAATTTTAACGGTATGCTTATTGCCGGTATTATCAATAAGTTCTTTTTCTTTAATATCGTATTGTTTGAAATAAGGCTTGTCAGTTTGAGCATCAAAAATGTTTGCACTTACCACAGGGAAGTTTGTCCCTTTGAGAGAGCCGTTAAGATAGTCTAATCCATAATTGAACTCATGATTTCCAAGCGTGCCTGCATCATACTGAAGGGTGTTCATTGCGTCGAAAATCGGATTTGTTTTCGTGCCGGCTGCTATATCAGCACCTAAATTTTTATAAACATATTCACCCAGCGGATTTCCTTGAATAAGATCTCCGTTATCTACTAAAATACTGTTTTTTGCACTTTTTCTGTAATCATCAATTAAAACAGCTGTACGGGCTAATCCGTAGCTCGCCGTTTCTTTATCTGAATAGTAGTCATAGTCCATAATGTGGGCATGAATATCGGTTGTTTCCATCAAACGCAGATCAATTGAGGGAAGCTCCTCAGCAGCTGTATTTAATGCCGGGAAGGGGAGAACACTGAGTAAAACAAGGAAAGCAGCAAATGAATTGAATAATTTCTTGCCAAACGTATTGCTTATTTTTCTTTTCACAAATATCCACCTTTCAGTATTTTTCACAACATTTAAATTTTATAAATATTTCGACTATAAATCCATGAGTATTTTGTCATTTATTGTTAAAATAAAGTAAAGATTATCAAAACTTTGTATTTACATTTACCGACTTTTAATGGATATAAATGACAGTTATTGAAGATTTTTTTGTTTTTTGAAAATGGTTCGTAGTTAAAAAGAACTTGTATATCTATAAAAAATTTCATTCTTGAAACTAGCAGCCTTCATAATTCGACAAGAGCATCTATACCGTCTTGTGTTTTGTTTCTTTTACAAAGGATAGATTTAAAAATATTAATTAAAAAAATTGCTGTCGTTGTAAAGGATCATTTTGAGGACTCTGAATATACGGAGCCTGCAAAAGCTTATCAAGAAGCTTTTCACCAATTGACTGTTATCGAAAATGAAAAAGGCAAAACAGTAAAAGGGAAACAAGGACAGGAAACAATCAAGGCAGATGCATCGATTGATGAAGTAAATGCGGATGACTTTAATGCGCTGTTTATTCCAGGAGGTTTTTCACCAGATATCCTGCGCGCTGATGATAAGTTTGTCACATTCACGAAAAAATTCATGGATGATAACAAACCGGTCTTTGCTATTTGTCATGGTCCTCAGCTGCTCATTACAGCAGAAACGCTTAATGGGAGAGATGTAACAGGGTATAAATCAATTGCCGTTGATTTAAAGAATGCCGGTGCAAATTTCCATAATAAAGAGGTTGTCGTATGCGGAGATCAGCTTGTGACAAGCCGCACGCCTGATGATCTGCCTGCTTTTACACGTGAATCGGTGAATCTTTTAAAATAAAAAAATAGCCCGCGCACTAGGCGCAGGGCTATTTTTCATCTTCGAGATCCGGATTCTCCGCATTTGGGAGCGGATCTATATTTATAGCATCTTCAGTGTGAATCGCAGTCTTAAGTGAATAAATAATAAAGACAATACTAGTAATCAATAACAGGAATAAAACAATTGTTGCAAGCCACCACATTGCAGCCATTTTTCAGCCCCCTTTGTACACATATATGCAAAAGGGGACGTGCTTTAGAATCTTTTTTATTCTTTTTAGAAAGGAAAGTCCGATTTAAACTTTGCGGAGGTTTCCAAGCTCTTCAACAATAGCCTGCATTTCATTTGGTGAAAATGTATTCTTCTTCATGACTAAATCGTAAATATCCTTCAATTCTTCATACATCTCTTCGTCAAAATGTGACGGTTTAATCGCTCCGATGTTAATGACGCGCAGTTTTTCTTTAATTTGTTCAATCATGTATTCTACGTTTTCAACTGATTTTTCTGATAGATTATTCAACTGAATTCATCCTTTCGAATTTTCCCATTTAAGTATTAATTATTGTAACATGTTTTATATAAATAAAAGATGCTTATTATAAAATCACTTGTGTAAAGAATAGAGAAATGTACCATAAATAGATCAAGAGGAATCATACATATAAAAAGGCTTGTTTTTTATGGCTCATTGTCTTGTTCGCAGGAGGAAAATGATGATTAAAGTAGTATTTGTTTGTTTAGGGAATATATGCCGATCCCCGATGGCAGAAGGAATAATGAGGCACTTAATTGAGGAGCAGGGTCTAAGCAGGGCTATTGTGACAGATTCAGCCGGAACAGGGGACTGGCATATCGGACATCAGCCCCACGAAGGAACAAGGAAAATTCTTGATCATCACAAAATTGGGTATGAAGGGATACAGGCAAGAAAGGTGACCCTTGATGATCTCATGGAAGTCGATTACATTATTGCGATGGACAATGAAAACCTTGGGTACTTAAGGAGGCTTGCGGGCTACTCCAAAACCGGCTATGTCGGAAGGTTAATGGACTTTGTGCCGGATTCAGATCTGGCAGACGTACCGGATCCTTATTTTACAGACAACTTTGAAGAGGTTTACGAAATGGTGTATACAGGATGTTCTCATTTGCTTGCGCGTATTAAAATAGAACATAACTTATAAGAAGAGGGGTTATTTCAGATGAGTAATGAATCGAACAGTTTGTTTCTAAAAGGCCTATTTGCCGGTGCAGCGGTTGGAGGAGCACTTACTCTTCTCCATAAGCCGACAAGAGATCAGTTTGTTGCACAGGGAAAATCCTTAAAAGACAAAACAGCCCTTTATTTTGAAAATCCGTCTCTATTGACAGAAGAGATCAAACAGCAGATTGATCAGGCAAAAAACGTGATCCAGGAAGCTAAAGAAGATATTGAATTTATCAATGAAAAAATAAATGAACTAAAAGAAACAACACCTCAAATGATAGAAATGATAGAAGAAACAAAAGAAAGGTTTATTACAGATCACAAAGAGAGGTGAAAAAATGAAAAGCGTGAAGCAGCACCAGCATACACAGAAATCCATCCTGAGAGATCTGTTTGAGCGTTTTTCAAAAGATGAAATCATTGGCCTTTCGGCAGAACTCGCCTATTTCTTTTTACTTTCTCTGTTTCCGTTTTTAATCTTTTTAATGACTCTTATAGCCTTTCTTCCGCTTTCTCAGGAAGATATACTGAATTTTCTTGCGCAATATGCACCAGGAGAATCCGTTGCTATTATCAAAGAAACATTGGCTGAAATCATCAGCAATTCAACTGGAGGATTGCTGTCGTTTGGGATCCTTGCCGCTTTGTGGTCTGCCTCAAATGGGATTAATGCTATTGTCCGTGCCTTTAATCGCGCCTATGACGTCTCTGAGAGCAGATCATTTATAGTAGCAAGGGGCATGGCGGTTTTGCTTACAATTGCGATGGTTTTTGTCATTTTAGTTGCCCTGCTTTTGCCTGTATTCGGGAAAGAAATTGGCATGTTCCTTTTTTCTGCATTTGGACTGTCAGAAGAATTTTTAACCGTGTGGAATATGGGAAGATGGATTGTCAGTGCGATTATTTTGTACATTGTTTTTACAGCTCTTTATTTCTTTGCCCCGAATAAGCATTTGCATCTGAAGGATGCAATGCCGGGTGCTGTTTTAGCAACAATTGGATGGGCCTTCGTGTCATTTGCCTTTTCTTATTATGTCGGGAGCTATGGCCATTACAGTGATGCCTATGGGAGTTTGGGCGGAATCATTGTTCTGATGATCTGGTTTTATCTTTCCGGAATGATCATTATGATTGGCGGAGAGTTAAATGCCATTCTATACAAAAGAAAAGGGTCTCATTAAAATTTCCAAGGATTGTGTGTCATAGAGAGCGGAAAATAGTGAAATAGTAAAGAAGAAGACATGATCTTCAAAATCTTGCTGGGCAGGTGAATCTTCATGGCAAAGCATACGAAAAAAGGTGGAAGCCATAACAAGCAGAATTCAAAAAGCAAGCCGCAGCATAAAACAAGTGGCAGTGCAAACGGTCAGAACGGCTACCACTAAACAAAAAAAGCAAACCGCAATTGTGCGGTTTGCTTTTTTTTCTGTCTGTCGCCTAAGGTTTTCTTCTGAAATCAAGCTGATTCTGCTATTAAATCAGGATTAATGCTAAATAGAAAAGAATTCGGCCAGGTAATTTAATTACTGGCTATATGAACGGCTAAATTAAATTTAATATCGGCTAAATAAAATGGGAAATCCGCTAATTAATGGTGAATTTCTGCTAATAAAATGGCGATTTCGGCTAAATGATTGCCTCAGCAGCGAAGCTGCCGCAAAAAAAAGCAAATCGCTATCCCTGCGATTTGCTCTTTTGGTAACGGAGGTTCCGCTTTTCGTTTTATTCAGCAAGCTGAATATAACTATGATAGGCCGATGAATAAATATGCTCGATATCCTCATCAGTCATATACATCAATGTTTCTGTTTCGATATCCTTCATTTTTGCGATAAATTCGATCATGTTTTTGCGCTCTTGTCTTTTCATAATAATAATTCCTCCTGTTATAGTATTGTTATGATACAGAATGTATTTGTTAATACTATTATATAACAGACAATTCAAAATGTTCAACCTATATTTTAAAAAAACCGCCAATTTTTTAGAGATTAGGGAGTATGAAATTTTTGCGCTTACATGTCTAGCTCCATCGCCTAACTCCTCGGCCAGAACGGATCCGCCAGTAAAGGAAAAAAGCGCCTTTTTGGCGGATCCTTATCTGTCTTTCGGAGCTAAACAGGCGCTTGCGCTTTTCTTAATTATTGGCGGTTTTAAAAGCAGGCTGCTTAAAGAAAGCGGTCGTTATGAAAATAAGGAGCAAAATAAAGCTGACTACATGAAAAAAATTAGCCGATGCCACATGCTCAATATATAATCCGCCTAAAAAAGGACCGGATATGCTTCCGATGCTGAAAAAGATGCCGCACAGCAGGTTTCCTGCAGGAAGCAGGTTTTTAGGAAGCAGATCAGCCATAAAGCTGATGCCAAGCGAAAAAGTGGATCCAACAAGCATGCCAGCTGTAAAGAAACAGATAACGAGCGGAATGAGTGTGTCTGCAAAGCTTGCGGCCATAAAGCTAATAAATCCAAACAGCATGACGAATAAAAGGGTATTTCTTCTTCCAAAACGGTCGCTGATGATCCCGAGAGGAAGCTGAAAAACAATGGCTCCGATGGCAAAGGAAGATAAGATAATGGAAACAGATGAGACATCTATTCCTGTCCGAAGCGCATAGACAGGGTAATTTCCGTTAA contains these protein-coding regions:
- a CDS encoding bifunctional 2',3'-cyclic-nucleotide 2'-phosphodiesterase/3'-nucleotidase, with translation MKRKISNTFGKKLFNSFAAFLVLLSVLPFPALNTAAEELPSIDLRLMETTDIHAHIMDYDYYSDKETASYGLARTAVLIDDYRKSAKNSILVDNGDLIQGNPLGEYVYKNLGADIAAGTKTNPIFDAMNTLQYDAGTLGNHEFNYGLDYLNGSLKGTNFPVVSANIFDAQTDKPYFKQYDIKEKELIDNTGNKHTVKIGYTGFVPPQINVWDKKHLEGKVVTKDIVEIAKTVIPEMKAKGADLIVVMAHTGIETASQAAGSENMVFDLAKEVPGIDAIVSGHQHGLFPGDKKYNGIAEIDNAKGTVNGVPVVMPKNWGSHLGIIDLELGQKDGKWTVTDSQSTPAPITSVTTKDEEIVKSIKSTHESTLNYVRKAVGTTEAPINSFFALVQDDPSVQIVNDAQTWYAKKIAAENPKLQGLPILSAAAPFKAGGRNGADYYTNIAKGDLAIKNIGDLYLYDNTVQIIKLNGPQVKEWLEMSAGQFNQIDPAKTGEQPLLDANFRSYNFDVIDGVTYQIDVTKPAKYSADGKVINADSSRIVNFQYEGKEVSPEQEFLIVTNNYRASGGGGFPNMKPENIAYISADENRQALMNYITEEQTINPSADGNWSIAPIKGDAEVVFESTPAAKDFADKTENIRYAGEAADGFAKYSLDLKGAVVTPPSDSWKLTVMHTNDTHAHLDDVARRAAKVKEIRAQEENSILLDAGDVFSGDLYFTRWNGLADVEFMNMMQYDAMTFGNHEFDKGPEVLRAFIEKAKFPIVSSNVDVGNEPKLSDLVKDPKDFPLKKEGVIYPYIILDVNGEKVALYGLTTEDTPEASSPGENIVFNDAIKASEATIKTITETEKVEKVIALTHLGYEKDLELAEKVEGIDVIIGGHTHTLVDTLKVVDEDETPTIVAQVQDYGKFLGKLDVAFNKDGLVVPAESSTELIAIDETIAEDPEAKALLDGYKEEINSFKDKVVGHTKAALDGKRENVRSKETNLGNLIADGMLAKAKEAKGAQLAITNGGGIRESINEGDITLGEVLTVMPFGNTLFVLDVTGEQIVEALEHGVSAAEEGKGQFPQVAGVKFSFSKGLPAGERIMDVQVENEDGTFSAIELEKSYRIATNGFMGAGGDGYDVFKEASYAEDLFFVDYEVFLEQLEAEKSVQPEIEGRIMEYFTPSVDVQDNKATITFDDTFIPYVEHTNEVLIDLFGTSEFDAVELQFTNSQIAALKAKESSLSFNNEAVGLDIPLSNLEEKETSISFAKTEEIEDALTDTYDFTLTQDGQALTKFKEEAAIAFFVENAENPQVYYVDREKEKLTKLDGVYEDGAVYGYTSHFSEFTVLESADANGPGNGSGNGNNPGSGPGHGNSPDKGNHNNGGNGLPHTATSSFNIILTGLSILLAGSIFYFIQRRRLGNK
- a CDS encoding type 1 glutamine amidotransferase, with translation MLIKKIAVVVKDHFEDSEYTEPAKAYQEAFHQLTVIENEKGKTVKGKQGQETIKADASIDEVNADDFNALFIPGGFSPDILRADDKFVTFTKKFMDDNKPVFAICHGPQLLITAETLNGRDVTGYKSIAVDLKNAGANFHNKEVVVCGDQLVTSRTPDDLPAFTRESVNLLK
- a CDS encoding DUF1128 domain-containing protein codes for the protein MNNLSEKSVENVEYMIEQIKEKLRVINIGAIKPSHFDEEMYEELKDIYDLVMKKNTFSPNEMQAIVEELGNLRKV
- a CDS encoding low molecular weight phosphotyrosine protein phosphatase; the protein is MIKVVFVCLGNICRSPMAEGIMRHLIEEQGLSRAIVTDSAGTGDWHIGHQPHEGTRKILDHHKIGYEGIQARKVTLDDLMEVDYIIAMDNENLGYLRRLAGYSKTGYVGRLMDFVPDSDLADVPDPYFTDNFEEVYEMVYTGCSHLLARIKIEHNL
- a CDS encoding YtxH domain-containing protein, producing MSNESNSLFLKGLFAGAAVGGALTLLHKPTRDQFVAQGKSLKDKTALYFENPSLLTEEIKQQIDQAKNVIQEAKEDIEFINEKINELKETTPQMIEMIEETKERFITDHKER
- a CDS encoding YihY/virulence factor BrkB family protein encodes the protein MKSVKQHQHTQKSILRDLFERFSKDEIIGLSAELAYFFLLSLFPFLIFLMTLIAFLPLSQEDILNFLAQYAPGESVAIIKETLAEIISNSTGGLLSFGILAALWSASNGINAIVRAFNRAYDVSESRSFIVARGMAVLLTIAMVFVILVALLLPVFGKEIGMFLFSAFGLSEEFLTVWNMGRWIVSAIILYIVFTALYFFAPNKHLHLKDAMPGAVLATIGWAFVSFAFSYYVGSYGHYSDAYGSLGGIIVLMIWFYLSGMIIMIGGELNAILYKRKGSH
- a CDS encoding BH0509 family protein produces the protein MKRQERKNMIEFIAKMKDIETETLMYMTDEDIEHIYSSAYHSYIQLAE